A single Vigna radiata var. radiata cultivar VC1973A chromosome 8, Vradiata_ver6, whole genome shotgun sequence DNA region contains:
- the LOC106769613 gene encoding uncharacterized protein LOC106769613 isoform X2 (The sequence of the model RefSeq protein was modified relative to this genomic sequence to represent the inferred CDS: added 147 bases not found in genome assembly): MIKEIVKFKDDVISYLDMLENNPDIDRNEPLEEFIKSRGYSELFQKAYLIPICSSIWSCASEGVMSFSAFSVLSFCRNHHLLQLFGRPQWLTVRWRSQNYVXKVEEELEREGNHIITNREVHLVSTTEKGCVVYCKDGSAXVFDGCILAVHAPDALRLLGDEATYDERRILGAFQYAYSDIFLHRDKNLMPQNPAAWSAWNFLGSNNNKVCVTYWLNILQNIKETSQPFFVTLNPDHIPENTLLKWSTGHPVPSVAAFKASLELDHIQGKRKIWFSGAYQGNGFHEDGFKAGMIAAHGILGKRCVLQTNPKHMVPSWKELGARIFVTRFLSYYVNTGCLTLLEEGGTMFNFEGTGGKGIVKSVLRIHSPQFYWKVMAQADLGLADAYINGDFSFVDKDEGLLNFILILIANRDSNASNSHLKKNRGWWTPVFFTSALTSAKFFMDHVSRRNTLTQARRNISRHYDLSNELFAIFLDETMTYSCAVFKNKDEDLKDAQRRKISLLIQKAKIDKTHEILEIGCGWGSLAIEVVKQTGCRYTGITLSKEQLKLAEQRVKDAGLQDRIKFLLCDYRQLPKTYKFDRIISCEMIEAVGHEYMEEFFGCCESVLAQNGLLVLQFISIPDERYDEYRRSSDFIKEYIFPGGCLPSLSRITSAMATTSRLCVEHVENMGIHYYQTLRCWRKNFMERQNEILALGFNEKFIRTWEYYFDYCGAGFKSLTLGNYQVVFSRPGNIAAFGDPYKC; this comes from the exons ATTCCAAtttgttcttctatctggtcCTGCGCTTCTGAAGGAGTTATGAGCTTCTCTGCTTTCTCAGTGCTTTCGTTCTGTCGCAACCACCATCTACTTCAG CTCTTTGGCAGACCACAGTGGCTAACTGTAAGATGGCGCTCACAAAATTATGTAGANAAG gtCGAAGAAGAGCTTGAAAGGGAAGGTAATCACATAATAACTAACCGTGAGGTTCACTTGGTTTCGACAACTGAAAAAG GATGTGTTGTGTACTGCAAAGATGGTTCTGCANAAGTGTTTGATGGATGCATATTGGCAGTGCATGCACCTGATGCCTTGAGATTATTAGGAGATGAAGCAACATATGATGAGCGAAGAATTCTTGGTGCTTTTCAATATGCTTACAG tgatatttttcttcatcGTGACAAAAATTTAATGCCCCAAAACCCAGCAGCATGGAGCGCATGGAACTTTCTTGGAAGTAACAACAATAAAGTCTGTGTCACATACTGGCTCAATATTCTTCAG AATATTAAAGAAACAAGTCAACCCTTTTTTGTAACTCTAAATCCTGATCACATACCAGAAAATACCTTGCTTAAATGGTCAACTGGTCATCCAGTACCATCAGTTGCTGCATTCAAAGCCTCCTTAGAGCTAGACCATATtcaagggaaaagaaaaatttggttTTCAGGGGCTTACCAAG GTAATGGATTTCATGAAGATGGATTTAAG GCTGGAATGATTGCAGCTCATGGCATTCTTGGAAAACGCTGTGTCCTTCAGACCAACCCAAAACACATGGTACCTTCTTGGAAGGAACTGGGAGCACGCATTTTTGTGACTAGATTCCTGAGTTACTATGTCAATACTGGTTGTTTAAC TTTATTAGAAGAGGGAGGAACAATGTTCAACTTTGAGGGAACTGGAGGAAAAGGCATTGTGAAGAGTGTTTTGAGAATCCACAGTCCACAATTTTATTGGAAg GTGATGGCACAGGCAGATTTAGGCCTTGCAGATGCATATATCAACGGGGATTTTTCATTTGTTGATAAAGATGAAGGTctcttgaattttattttg ATTCTCATAGCCAACCGCGATTCAAATGCATCCAACTCACACCTCAAGAAGAATAG GGGTTGGTGGACACCAGTATTCTTTACATCTGCATTGACATCTGCAAAGTTCTTCATGGACCATGTTTCAAGGAGAAATACTCTCACACAGGCTCGCAGGAACATCTCTAGGCATTATGATCTG AGCAATGAACTCTTTGCAATTTTCTTGGATGAAACAATGACATACTCATGTGCGGTGTTCAAG AACAAAGACGAAGACTTGAAAGATGCACAAAGGAGAAAAATTTCCCTTCTGATTCAAAAG GCTAAAATTGATAAGACGCATGAAATTCTTGAGATTGGATGTGGATGGGGAAGTTTAGCCATTGAAGTTGTCAAACAAACAGGCTGCAGATACACTGGTATCACTTTGTCCAAGGAACAACTGAAACTTGCAGAACAAAGAGTCAAAGATGCTGGACTTCAG GATAGAATCAAATTTCTACTGTGTGACTATCGCCAATTGCCCAAGACGTACAAATTCGACAGGATTATATCATG TGAAATGATAGAAGCTGTTGGCCATGAATACATGGAAGAGTTCTTTGGTTGTTGTGAATCAGTATTGGCCCAAAATGGACTTCTTGTTCTTCAG TTCATATCAATCCCAGATGAGCGTTATGATGAATATAGGCGCAGTTCTGATTTTATAAAGGAATATATATTTCCAGGAGGTTGCCTACCCTCTCTAAGTAGGATAACATCAGCCATGGCAACCACATCCAGACTATG CGTGGAGCATGTCGAAAACATGGGCATTCATTACTATCAAACACTCAGATGCTGGAGAAAAAACTTCATGGAAAGGCAGAA CGAAATTTTGGCTCTCGGATTTAATGAAAAGTTCATTAGGACATGGGAATACTATTTTGATTACTGTGGTGCAGGTTTCAAGTCACTCACACTGGGGAATTACCAG GTCGTTTTCTCTCGCCCTGGTAACATTGCTGCATTTGGCGATCCATACAAATGCTAG
- the LOC106772292 gene encoding heterogeneous nuclear ribonucleoprotein 1, with protein sequence MDSDQGKLFIGGISWDTTEDKLKEHFGNYGDVLSTSVMREKNTGKPRGFGFVVFADPTILDRVLEDKHVIDGRTVDAKKAFSREDQQISVTSRGGNSNSGMNSGNGGNIRTKKIFVGGLPPTLTEEKFRQYFESYGHVTDVVVMYDQNTGRPRGFGFISFDTEEAVDRVLHKSFHDLNGKQVEVKRALPKDANPGASGRMGGAGGGGSGIGGYQGYGASGGNQNAYDGRMDSSRYMQPQSAAGGFPPYGSSAYSAPGYGYGPANNGIGYGAYGSYGGATAGYGGPAGATYGNPNVPNAAYAGGPPGGPRSSWPAQAPSGYGSMGYGNTPPWGAPSGGAGSGGSGPGSAAAGQSPGGAAGYGNQGYGYGGYGGSDSSYANSSAYGTVGGRTGSAPNNSVSGPGGSELTSSGGSGSYMSGGYGDANGNSGYGNAAWRSEQTHASGNYGTPQGNGGQVGYGGGYGGAQSRQAQQQ encoded by the exons ATGGATTCGGATCAGGGAAAATTATTCATCGGTGGGATATCGTGGGACACTACGGAGGACAAGCTCAAGGAGCATTTCGGCAACTACGGCGACGTTTTGAGCACTTCTGTTATGCGAGAGAAGAACACTGGCAAGCCCAGGGGCTTTGGTTTCGTCGTCTTCGCGGATCCCACCATTCTCGATAGGGTTCTCGAGGATAAACATGTCATAGATGGCAGAACG GTTGATGCCAAAAAGGCTTTCTCAAGAGAGGATCAACAAATTTCTGTCACCTCGAGAGGTGGAAATTCCAATTCTGGCATGAATTCTGGAAATGGAGGAAACATCAGaactaaaaagatatttgttGGAGGGCTGCCTCCTACCCTGACTGAAGAAAAATTTCGCCAGTACTTTGAGTCTTATGGACACGTGACCGATGTAGTAGTCATGTATGACCAGAATACTGGACGGCCACGAGGATTtggttttatttcatttgatacTGAGGAGGCTGTCGATAGGGTATTGCATAAATCATTTCATGATTTAAATGGTAAACAAGTTGAGGTAAAGCGTGCACTTCCCAAGGATGCCAATCCTGGTGCAAGTGGCCGTATGGGTGGTGCTGGAGGTGGTGGTTCTGGAATTGGTGGGTATCAAGGATATGGGGCATCTGGTGGTAACCAAAATGCATATGATGGTCGAATGGATTCTAGTAGGTATATGCAGCCTCAAAGCGCTGCAGGTGGATTCCCTCCTTATGGTTCTTCTGCCTACAGTGCTCCTGGGTATGGATATGGTCCGGCTAATAATGGTATTGGGTATGGTGCATATGGAAGTTATGGTGGTGCCACTGCAGGGTATGGTGGACCTGCTGGTGCAACATATGGGAATCCTAATGTTCCTAATGCTGCTTATGCTGGAGGTCCTCCAGGGGGCCCAAGGAGTTCATGGCCTGCTCAAGCACCCTCTGGTTATGGATCTATGGGCTATGGGAACACTCCTCCTTGGGGTGCTCCAAGTGGTGGTGCTGGCTCTGGTGGCAGTGGTCCTGGTTCAGCAGCTGCAGGTCAGTCCCCTGGTGGAGCTGCTGGATATGGGAACCAAGGTTATGGATATGGTGGATACGGTGGAAGTGATAGTTCTTATGCGAATTCAAGTGCATATGGCACTGTTGGTGGACGAACAGGGAGTGCTCCAAACAATAGTGTTAGTGGTCCTGGTGGGAGTGAACTAACAAGTAGTGGTGGCAGTGGTAGCTATATGAGTGGTGGCTATGGGGATGCAAATGGAAATTCAGGTTATGGAAATGCAGCTTGGAGATCAGAACAAACTCATGCATCTGGAAATTATGGAACACCACAGGGAAATGGTGGCCAGGTTGGTTACGGTGGTGGCTATGGTGGTGCTCAGTCTCGACAAGCCCAACAACAGTAA
- the LOC106769613 gene encoding uncharacterized protein LOC106769613 isoform X3 (The sequence of the model RefSeq protein was modified relative to this genomic sequence to represent the inferred CDS: added 147 bases not found in genome assembly), translating into MIKEIVKFKDDVISYLDMLENNPDIDRNEPLEEFIKSRGYSELFQKAYLIPICSSIWSCASEGVMSFSAFSVLSFCRNHHLLQTSLQLFGRPQWLTVRWRSQNYVXKVEEELEREGNHIITNREVHLVSTTEKGCVVYCKDGSAXVFDGCILAVHAPDALRLLGDEATYDERRILGAFQYAYSDIFLHRDKNLMPQNPAAWSAWNFLGSNNNKVCVTYWLNILQNIKETSQPFFVTLNPDHIPENTLLKWSTGHPVPSVAAFKASLELDHIQGKRKIWFSGAYQGNGFHEDGFKAGMIAAHGILGKRCVLQTNPKHMVPSWKELGARIFVTRFLSYYVNTGCLTLLEEGGTMFNFEGTGGKGIVKSVLRIHSPQFYWKVMAQADLGLADAYINGDFSFVDKDEGLLNFILILIANRDSNASNSHLKKNRGWWTPVFFTSALTSAKFFMDHVSRRNTLTQARRNISRHYDLSNELFAIFLDETMTYSCAVFKNKDEDLKDAQRRKISLLIQKAKIDKTHEILEIGCGWGSLAIEVVKQTGCRYTGITLSKEQLKLAEQRVKDAGLQDRIKFLLCDYRQLPKTYKFDRIISCEMIEAVGHEYMEEFFGCCESVLAQNGLLVLQMVIVV; encoded by the exons ATTCCAAtttgttcttctatctggtcCTGCGCTTCTGAAGGAGTTATGAGCTTCTCTGCTTTCTCAGTGCTTTCGTTCTGTCGCAACCACCATCTACTTCAG ACCTCTCTGCAGCTCTTTGGCAGACCACAGTGGCTAACTGTAAGATGGCGCTCACAAAATTATGTAGANAAG gtCGAAGAAGAGCTTGAAAGGGAAGGTAATCACATAATAACTAACCGTGAGGTTCACTTGGTTTCGACAACTGAAAAAG GATGTGTTGTGTACTGCAAAGATGGTTCTGCANAAGTGTTTGATGGATGCATATTGGCAGTGCATGCACCTGATGCCTTGAGATTATTAGGAGATGAAGCAACATATGATGAGCGAAGAATTCTTGGTGCTTTTCAATATGCTTACAG tgatatttttcttcatcGTGACAAAAATTTAATGCCCCAAAACCCAGCAGCATGGAGCGCATGGAACTTTCTTGGAAGTAACAACAATAAAGTCTGTGTCACATACTGGCTCAATATTCTTCAG AATATTAAAGAAACAAGTCAACCCTTTTTTGTAACTCTAAATCCTGATCACATACCAGAAAATACCTTGCTTAAATGGTCAACTGGTCATCCAGTACCATCAGTTGCTGCATTCAAAGCCTCCTTAGAGCTAGACCATATtcaagggaaaagaaaaatttggttTTCAGGGGCTTACCAAG GTAATGGATTTCATGAAGATGGATTTAAG GCTGGAATGATTGCAGCTCATGGCATTCTTGGAAAACGCTGTGTCCTTCAGACCAACCCAAAACACATGGTACCTTCTTGGAAGGAACTGGGAGCACGCATTTTTGTGACTAGATTCCTGAGTTACTATGTCAATACTGGTTGTTTAAC TTTATTAGAAGAGGGAGGAACAATGTTCAACTTTGAGGGAACTGGAGGAAAAGGCATTGTGAAGAGTGTTTTGAGAATCCACAGTCCACAATTTTATTGGAAg GTGATGGCACAGGCAGATTTAGGCCTTGCAGATGCATATATCAACGGGGATTTTTCATTTGTTGATAAAGATGAAGGTctcttgaattttattttg ATTCTCATAGCCAACCGCGATTCAAATGCATCCAACTCACACCTCAAGAAGAATAG GGGTTGGTGGACACCAGTATTCTTTACATCTGCATTGACATCTGCAAAGTTCTTCATGGACCATGTTTCAAGGAGAAATACTCTCACACAGGCTCGCAGGAACATCTCTAGGCATTATGATCTG AGCAATGAACTCTTTGCAATTTTCTTGGATGAAACAATGACATACTCATGTGCGGTGTTCAAG AACAAAGACGAAGACTTGAAAGATGCACAAAGGAGAAAAATTTCCCTTCTGATTCAAAAG GCTAAAATTGATAAGACGCATGAAATTCTTGAGATTGGATGTGGATGGGGAAGTTTAGCCATTGAAGTTGTCAAACAAACAGGCTGCAGATACACTGGTATCACTTTGTCCAAGGAACAACTGAAACTTGCAGAACAAAGAGTCAAAGATGCTGGACTTCAG GATAGAATCAAATTTCTACTGTGTGACTATCGCCAATTGCCCAAGACGTACAAATTCGACAGGATTATATCATG TGAAATGATAGAAGCTGTTGGCCATGAATACATGGAAGAGTTCTTTGGTTGTTGTGAATCAGTATTGGCCCAAAATGGACTTCTTGTTCTTCAG ATGGTTATTGTTGTGTAG
- the LOC106769613 gene encoding uncharacterized protein LOC106769613 isoform X1 (The sequence of the model RefSeq protein was modified relative to this genomic sequence to represent the inferred CDS: added 147 bases not found in genome assembly), which translates to MIKEIVKFKDDVISYLDMLENNPDIDRNEPLEEFIKSRGYSELFQKAYLIPICSSIWSCASEGVMSFSAFSVLSFCRNHHLLQTSLQLFGRPQWLTVRWRSQNYVXKVEEELEREGNHIITNREVHLVSTTEKGCVVYCKDGSAXVFDGCILAVHAPDALRLLGDEATYDERRILGAFQYAYSDIFLHRDKNLMPQNPAAWSAWNFLGSNNNKVCVTYWLNILQNIKETSQPFFVTLNPDHIPENTLLKWSTGHPVPSVAAFKASLELDHIQGKRKIWFSGAYQGNGFHEDGFKAGMIAAHGILGKRCVLQTNPKHMVPSWKELGARIFVTRFLSYYVNTGCLTLLEEGGTMFNFEGTGGKGIVKSVLRIHSPQFYWKVMAQADLGLADAYINGDFSFVDKDEGLLNFILILIANRDSNASNSHLKKNRGWWTPVFFTSALTSAKFFMDHVSRRNTLTQARRNISRHYDLSNELFAIFLDETMTYSCAVFKNKDEDLKDAQRRKISLLIQKAKIDKTHEILEIGCGWGSLAIEVVKQTGCRYTGITLSKEQLKLAEQRVKDAGLQDRIKFLLCDYRQLPKTYKFDRIISCEMIEAVGHEYMEEFFGCCESVLAQNGLLVLQFISIPDERYDEYRRSSDFIKEYIFPGGCLPSLSRITSAMATTSRLCVEHVENMGIHYYQTLRCWRKNFMERQNEILALGFNEKFIRTWEYYFDYCGAGFKSLTLGNYQVVFSRPGNIAAFGDPYKC; encoded by the exons ATTCCAAtttgttcttctatctggtcCTGCGCTTCTGAAGGAGTTATGAGCTTCTCTGCTTTCTCAGTGCTTTCGTTCTGTCGCAACCACCATCTACTTCAG ACCTCTCTGCAGCTCTTTGGCAGACCACAGTGGCTAACTGTAAGATGGCGCTCACAAAATTATGTAGANAAG gtCGAAGAAGAGCTTGAAAGGGAAGGTAATCACATAATAACTAACCGTGAGGTTCACTTGGTTTCGACAACTGAAAAAG GATGTGTTGTGTACTGCAAAGATGGTTCTGCANAAGTGTTTGATGGATGCATATTGGCAGTGCATGCACCTGATGCCTTGAGATTATTAGGAGATGAAGCAACATATGATGAGCGAAGAATTCTTGGTGCTTTTCAATATGCTTACAG tgatatttttcttcatcGTGACAAAAATTTAATGCCCCAAAACCCAGCAGCATGGAGCGCATGGAACTTTCTTGGAAGTAACAACAATAAAGTCTGTGTCACATACTGGCTCAATATTCTTCAG AATATTAAAGAAACAAGTCAACCCTTTTTTGTAACTCTAAATCCTGATCACATACCAGAAAATACCTTGCTTAAATGGTCAACTGGTCATCCAGTACCATCAGTTGCTGCATTCAAAGCCTCCTTAGAGCTAGACCATATtcaagggaaaagaaaaatttggttTTCAGGGGCTTACCAAG GTAATGGATTTCATGAAGATGGATTTAAG GCTGGAATGATTGCAGCTCATGGCATTCTTGGAAAACGCTGTGTCCTTCAGACCAACCCAAAACACATGGTACCTTCTTGGAAGGAACTGGGAGCACGCATTTTTGTGACTAGATTCCTGAGTTACTATGTCAATACTGGTTGTTTAAC TTTATTAGAAGAGGGAGGAACAATGTTCAACTTTGAGGGAACTGGAGGAAAAGGCATTGTGAAGAGTGTTTTGAGAATCCACAGTCCACAATTTTATTGGAAg GTGATGGCACAGGCAGATTTAGGCCTTGCAGATGCATATATCAACGGGGATTTTTCATTTGTTGATAAAGATGAAGGTctcttgaattttattttg ATTCTCATAGCCAACCGCGATTCAAATGCATCCAACTCACACCTCAAGAAGAATAG GGGTTGGTGGACACCAGTATTCTTTACATCTGCATTGACATCTGCAAAGTTCTTCATGGACCATGTTTCAAGGAGAAATACTCTCACACAGGCTCGCAGGAACATCTCTAGGCATTATGATCTG AGCAATGAACTCTTTGCAATTTTCTTGGATGAAACAATGACATACTCATGTGCGGTGTTCAAG AACAAAGACGAAGACTTGAAAGATGCACAAAGGAGAAAAATTTCCCTTCTGATTCAAAAG GCTAAAATTGATAAGACGCATGAAATTCTTGAGATTGGATGTGGATGGGGAAGTTTAGCCATTGAAGTTGTCAAACAAACAGGCTGCAGATACACTGGTATCACTTTGTCCAAGGAACAACTGAAACTTGCAGAACAAAGAGTCAAAGATGCTGGACTTCAG GATAGAATCAAATTTCTACTGTGTGACTATCGCCAATTGCCCAAGACGTACAAATTCGACAGGATTATATCATG TGAAATGATAGAAGCTGTTGGCCATGAATACATGGAAGAGTTCTTTGGTTGTTGTGAATCAGTATTGGCCCAAAATGGACTTCTTGTTCTTCAG TTCATATCAATCCCAGATGAGCGTTATGATGAATATAGGCGCAGTTCTGATTTTATAAAGGAATATATATTTCCAGGAGGTTGCCTACCCTCTCTAAGTAGGATAACATCAGCCATGGCAACCACATCCAGACTATG CGTGGAGCATGTCGAAAACATGGGCATTCATTACTATCAAACACTCAGATGCTGGAGAAAAAACTTCATGGAAAGGCAGAA CGAAATTTTGGCTCTCGGATTTAATGAAAAGTTCATTAGGACATGGGAATACTATTTTGATTACTGTGGTGCAGGTTTCAAGTCACTCACACTGGGGAATTACCAG GTCGTTTTCTCTCGCCCTGGTAACATTGCTGCATTTGGCGATCCATACAAATGCTAG